A single Nostoc sp. PCC 7107 DNA region contains:
- a CDS encoding ABC transporter substrate-binding protein, whose product MSLWRFFGVVIVIAIAIIGCHSLQQPTANALNIKLSGWAGSQVEQKLLKQVLQDFEAQHPNIKVKYEVISDQYMDVIKTRLVGDAAPDVFYLDALEAPFLMSQNVLEPLDNYIQPEFDIEDFEVTLLDSFKYQNYIYGLPKDYSTLALFYNTKSFAAAGLNSPPTTWSELRSYSQKLTSKLNKYGFGELPELARQAYKIRAFNGKIIDENGYANFASQTSLQGLQLVIDQYQKDKSSAQKSDVGTNSGSEMFGQGKVAMVIEGNWAIPYLQETFPQLEFATAELPTINNQKGTMVFTVAYVMNKQSQHKAAAWELISYLTGKAGMQKWTATGFALPTRKSVAQKLGYDKDILRKSLVAGVSYATPWQVGKYPQAIMNNFDNQFVSALLGQQPLQQAMLRAQNSANQQIKVME is encoded by the coding sequence ATTAGCTTGTGGAGATTTTTTGGTGTAGTAATAGTGATCGCGATCGCTATTATTGGTTGTCACAGTCTACAACAACCAACAGCAAATGCCCTCAACATCAAACTTAGTGGCTGGGCTGGTTCCCAGGTTGAACAAAAGCTATTAAAACAAGTTTTGCAAGACTTTGAAGCCCAGCATCCCAACATCAAAGTTAAATACGAAGTTATTTCTGACCAATACATGGACGTAATTAAAACTCGTTTGGTCGGAGATGCGGCTCCTGATGTATTTTATCTTGATGCCCTGGAAGCGCCTTTTTTGATGAGCCAAAATGTTTTGGAACCTTTAGATAACTACATTCAGCCAGAATTTGACATAGAAGACTTTGAAGTTACCCTTTTAGATAGTTTCAAGTATCAAAACTATATTTATGGGCTACCAAAAGACTATTCTACGTTAGCTCTTTTTTATAACACAAAATCTTTTGCAGCCGCAGGTTTAAATAGTCCGCCAACCACTTGGTCAGAACTGCGTTCTTATTCCCAAAAATTAACAAGCAAGCTCAACAAATATGGTTTTGGTGAATTGCCTGAATTAGCACGTCAGGCATATAAAATTAGAGCCTTTAATGGAAAAATTATTGATGAGAACGGTTATGCAAATTTTGCCAGTCAAACTAGTTTACAAGGCTTGCAATTAGTCATCGACCAGTATCAAAAAGATAAATCATCTGCTCAAAAATCTGATGTCGGCACAAACTCAGGTAGCGAAATGTTTGGTCAAGGTAAAGTAGCGATGGTGATTGAGGGAAACTGGGCGATTCCTTACCTACAAGAAACATTTCCTCAACTCGAATTTGCTACAGCCGAATTACCTACGATTAATAATCAAAAAGGCACAATGGTGTTTACTGTCGCCTATGTCATGAACAAGCAATCTCAGCATAAAGCCGCCGCTTGGGAGTTGATTTCTTATCTGACTGGTAAAGCGGGAATGCAAAAATGGACAGCCACAGGATTTGCATTACCAACACGAAAATCCGTAGCGCAAAAGTTAGGCTATGACAAAGATATTCTGCGAAAATCATTAGTTGCAGGAGTGAGTTATGCGACACCTTGGCAAGTTGGGAAATATCCCCAAGCAATTATGAATAATTTTGATAATCAGTTTGTCAGTGCTTTGTTAGGACAACAACCATTACAGCAAGCGATGTTACGGGCGCAGAATTCGGCAAATCAGCAAATTAAAGTGATGGAGTAA
- a CDS encoding DUF433 domain-containing protein — translation MQLEDYFNFLAPDDIRLQGTRVGIETILFDYLFRAKTPEEIAKTYTSLTLEQVYTTILYYLHNQQAVDAYLKDWLEWGDRMREEQSRNPNPVVERLRKLKAEKMAIQTHGTEISRSYICRLGGAIA, via the coding sequence ATGCAGCTTGAAGACTACTTTAACTTTCTTGCACCTGATGATATTAGACTCCAGGGTACAAGAGTAGGAATTGAAACAATTTTATTTGACTACCTATTCCGTGCTAAAACTCCCGAAGAGATTGCTAAAACCTATACTTCACTTACTTTAGAGCAGGTTTATACTACTATTCTCTACTACTTACACAATCAACAAGCTGTAGATGCTTATTTGAAAGATTGGCTAGAGTGGGGCGATCGCATGAGAGAAGAACAAAGTCGCAACCCTAATCCAGTTGTTGAAAGGCTACGTAAATTAAAGGCTGAAAAAATGGCGATACAAACTCATGGCACTGAAATATCTCGTAGTTATATTTGTAGGTTGGGTGGAGCGATCGCGTAA
- a CDS encoding carbohydrate ABC transporter permease gives MTIISRIPWLKVLLYLVLTVYGVITVIPFLWALSASFKPLSEIVNGSSNFIPQNFTLDNYKQIFLQEPLFWRWLFNSIAIAVSVTLLNLIFNSMAGYALARLRFVGKNFWFFLILAVLAVPAQITLIPTFLILKAIGWLNSYQGMIVPGMVNATFIFMMRQFFVNFPRELEEAGQLDGLTTWGIFRYIVLPLAKPALAAQAVFVFMGSWNNFLLPVVILFDPEMFTLPLGLNTFKGLYISYWNYIMAASMVFTLPALSIYAFFNRYFIQSAAFTGGKG, from the coding sequence GTGACGATAATTTCTCGCATTCCTTGGCTCAAAGTACTGTTATACCTAGTGTTGACAGTTTATGGAGTTATCACTGTCATACCCTTTCTTTGGGCATTGTCGGCATCGTTTAAACCATTATCAGAGATTGTCAACGGCAGCAGTAATTTTATCCCGCAGAATTTTACTTTAGATAATTACAAGCAAATTTTTTTACAAGAACCGCTATTTTGGCGCTGGTTATTCAATAGTATAGCGATCGCCGTTAGTGTGACACTATTAAACTTGATCTTTAACTCAATGGCGGGTTATGCCTTAGCGAGACTGCGCTTTGTTGGTAAAAACTTCTGGTTTTTCTTAATTTTGGCAGTGTTGGCAGTCCCAGCCCAAATTACCTTGATTCCCACCTTTTTGATTTTAAAGGCGATCGGTTGGCTAAATTCTTATCAAGGCATGATTGTACCGGGGATGGTGAACGCTACTTTTATCTTTATGATGCGGCAGTTTTTCGTCAATTTCCCTAGAGAATTAGAAGAAGCAGGACAATTAGACGGCTTAACTACCTGGGGAATTTTTAGATATATTGTCTTACCTTTAGCCAAACCAGCCCTAGCAGCCCAAGCCGTTTTCGTCTTCATGGGTAGTTGGAATAATTTTTTGCTCCCTGTCGTCATCTTATTTGACCCCGAAATGTTCACCTTGCCCTTGGGCTTGAACACCTTCAAAGGTCTATACATCAGCTATTGGAACTACATCATGGCCGCTTCTATGGTTTTTACCCTACCTGCTTTAAGTATATATGCTTTCTTCAACCGCTATTTTATTCAAAGTGCAGCCTTTACAGGCGGGAAAGGATAG
- a CDS encoding 26S protease regulatory subunit, with the protein MSYTAYLSSIKNELQRTGKAKKSLRVKTIMEQFGYQRRSQAFIDDFNTILDNLGLCADPAFDLYVPLDTKIDISLKGVELSEEFLSSEVISQKLKETIQVKHDFFYYLFDFGSDQEYERFQSCLDSNQPMGIFLIPQEVDFFSDIVVKIFNYELIRKFQYQGITEVTSTSVRQFPTNIIDSDDDCENDKESSIKGANIFHFYRSTMTSVILGGTGLELLDSEKFDEQFEYISLSLNKYNSTQSFLLFHCPSLLEIQAQQKEDSLGHLVDTVASKIPFTFTLRCKYSHEAAIEKKEEILSHFRLLLELPYYQTDEDDVSLLNYFLELQKAQIQAESQLLLKIKPEHLYHLKWQQESTEYIYLKYFAIKTLESLGYELCHIGCEVELTSQEEDNTDEDEYEEYQTEKIEVYIKNKIVVEIETLKYQEFADTNLFFDMIKRILRKSQVWPNTLESVWLVVPGFEIARNYYQLKKTKEILEYKLAEYYGGNFKIIVMTPDYEKHQLVPVSFEKIEYPTFEYRVKRNVTRQLTPVVKQVKLDFRQVKGLNEEKEKLNKLLKLQSKGHKGAIGGILFYGLPGCGKTLLANAFANESGRYFFKFSPADIISVWIGQSQKNIRDIFVQAKKKAPSVLFIDELDSIGFNRNDENSHTDQRATINQLLIELNNIKDSDVIVIAATNYLSGIDNALKRSGRLDWKVPIFPPNQVERADIFQHYLSQINVNQSVSFEMLAEKSSRFTSSDIELVCREVNNAILLEEINSYLTTSDVITYIDNLQDGGLSLTQEQVKEFLEECKRLSVKNPKLETLRVEWEID; encoded by the coding sequence ATGTCATATACAGCCTATTTAAGCTCTATCAAAAATGAACTGCAAAGAACAGGTAAAGCCAAAAAAAGCTTGCGAGTTAAAACCATCATGGAACAGTTTGGTTATCAACGTCGAAGCCAAGCATTTATAGATGATTTTAATACCATTCTTGATAACTTAGGGCTGTGTGCTGACCCAGCTTTTGATTTATATGTTCCGTTAGACACCAAAATAGATATTTCTCTCAAAGGTGTAGAACTTTCTGAAGAGTTTTTATCATCTGAGGTAATTTCTCAAAAGCTTAAAGAAACGATTCAAGTTAAGCATGATTTCTTTTACTATTTATTTGACTTTGGCTCTGACCAAGAATATGAACGCTTCCAGTCTTGTTTAGATTCAAATCAACCTATGGGAATTTTTCTCATCCCTCAAGAGGTGGATTTTTTTTCAGATATTGTTGTCAAAATATTTAATTACGAGTTGATTAGAAAATTTCAATACCAAGGAATAACTGAGGTTACAAGTACTTCTGTACGCCAATTTCCTACCAATATAATTGATTCTGATGATGATTGCGAAAATGACAAAGAAAGCTCCATTAAAGGCGCTAATATATTTCATTTCTATCGCTCAACTATGACGAGCGTTATACTTGGAGGTACGGGATTAGAATTACTAGATTCAGAAAAATTTGATGAGCAATTTGAATATATATCTTTGTCTTTAAACAAATATAACTCTACACAATCTTTCCTTTTGTTCCATTGTCCATCATTATTAGAAATTCAAGCCCAACAAAAAGAAGATAGTTTAGGACATTTAGTAGATACAGTTGCCAGTAAAATCCCTTTTACTTTTACACTGAGATGTAAATATTCTCATGAAGCTGCTATTGAGAAAAAAGAAGAAATATTATCTCACTTCCGGCTATTATTAGAACTTCCTTATTACCAAACAGATGAAGATGATGTCTCTCTACTTAATTATTTTTTAGAGCTTCAAAAAGCTCAAATTCAAGCTGAATCACAACTACTACTGAAGATAAAACCTGAACATTTGTATCATCTGAAGTGGCAGCAAGAAAGCACTGAATACATATATCTAAAATATTTTGCGATCAAAACTTTAGAAAGTTTAGGATATGAATTATGTCATATCGGCTGTGAAGTAGAGTTAACTTCCCAAGAAGAAGATAATACAGATGAGGATGAATATGAAGAATATCAAACCGAAAAAATAGAAGTATATATCAAAAATAAAATTGTTGTTGAAATAGAAACTCTCAAATATCAAGAATTTGCTGATACCAATCTATTTTTTGATATGATCAAGAGAATTTTGCGAAAATCTCAGGTATGGCCAAATACTTTAGAAAGTGTCTGGTTAGTAGTACCTGGATTTGAAATTGCTCGTAACTACTATCAACTGAAAAAGACTAAAGAAATTTTAGAATATAAACTAGCAGAATACTATGGTGGTAACTTTAAAATTATAGTTATGACACCAGATTATGAAAAACATCAATTAGTGCCTGTTTCATTTGAAAAAATTGAATATCCGACTTTTGAATATAGGGTTAAAAGAAATGTTACCAGACAACTCACACCCGTTGTCAAACAAGTAAAACTGGACTTTAGGCAAGTCAAAGGACTAAATGAGGAAAAAGAAAAATTAAATAAACTGCTCAAATTACAATCCAAAGGACATAAAGGTGCAATTGGGGGCATTCTTTTCTATGGATTACCTGGATGTGGTAAAACATTGCTGGCTAATGCTTTTGCCAATGAATCAGGGCGATATTTCTTTAAGTTTTCCCCGGCTGATATTATCAGTGTTTGGATAGGTCAAAGTCAGAAAAATATTCGAGACATTTTTGTCCAAGCTAAGAAAAAAGCCCCTTCTGTGCTATTTATAGATGAGTTAGATAGCATTGGGTTTAACCGGAATGATGAGAATTCCCACACTGACCAAAGAGCCACAATTAATCAATTATTGATTGAACTGAATAATATCAAAGATAGTGATGTAATAGTTATTGCCGCTACTAATTATTTAAGTGGCATTGATAACGCCTTAAAACGTTCTGGCAGATTAGATTGGAAGGTTCCAATTTTTCCACCAAACCAAGTAGAAAGAGCCGATATATTTCAGCATTATCTATCACAAATTAATGTAAATCAGTCTGTAAGTTTTGAAATGTTAGCAGAGAAGAGTAGCAGATTTACTTCATCTGATATTGAGTTAGTTTGTCGAGAAGTCAATAATGCTATCTTACTTGAAGAGATAAATTCATATCTAACAACTTCAGATGTGATTACTTATATTGATAATCTTCAAGATGGCGGTTTAAGTTTGACTCAAGAACAGGTGAAGGAATTTTTGGAAGAGTGTAAGCGACTGAGTGTCAAAAATCCTAAGTTGGAAACCTTGAGAGTAGAATGGGAAATTGATTAG
- a CDS encoding MFS transporter codes for MDSVQVETAASPILEISQIVTPTTTLVPSKKPVFCISKDGIRTSLRASTLDAILATVFGITTGGILLSNFLVELDASPVVFGMLSSIPMLVNLIQPLGAYLSERTTSRFRYALGIYGTARLVWLILAIAIAVFSWGGISSQQLVLMTLLIVLATHLLGGLGCASWMSWLAMIVPRRLRGRYFGIRNSAVSLTNLICLPLAGLVVSHWYGGNIQGYGVVLLIGVVFGIVSISCQYFKVDINPQLQNSLGSTSIKNTNELVSLPNTSIWKNYNFLILLIYISLWMFAVHLSAPFFNLYMLDTLGIDVSWVTLYGSLQAGANLLMMIWWGKLADRVGNLPILIFVGIMVGLTPILWLGINANQLDIWLWLPLLHILAGVTWAAIDLCNNNLQLAIAPIKNQSIYFAIAAAVAGGSGALGTTIGSVIAQFAIWDGLLGLFALSGLLRLAALVPLFFVQEPGR; via the coding sequence ATGGATTCTGTTCAGGTCGAAACAGCTGCTTCTCCGATTCTGGAAATATCCCAGATTGTTACACCAACAACTACACTTGTTCCTAGCAAAAAACCTGTCTTCTGTATTTCTAAGGATGGGATTCGTACTAGTTTACGCGCCTCTACGCTGGATGCTATTTTAGCAACGGTTTTTGGAATTACTACTGGAGGTATTTTACTCAGTAATTTCCTCGTGGAATTAGATGCTAGTCCAGTGGTATTTGGGATGTTATCTTCTATACCTATGCTGGTAAATCTCATTCAGCCTTTGGGTGCATATTTATCAGAACGCACTACGAGCCGTTTTCGGTATGCGCTGGGGATATATGGAACTGCTCGCCTAGTATGGCTAATTTTAGCGATCGCTATTGCTGTTTTTAGTTGGGGCGGTATAAGTTCACAACAGTTAGTTTTGATGACTCTGTTAATTGTTTTAGCCACTCATCTTTTAGGCGGGTTAGGTTGTGCATCGTGGATGAGTTGGTTAGCAATGATCGTTCCGCGACGATTGCGCGGCCGATATTTTGGAATTCGCAACAGTGCGGTTAGCTTAACTAATTTGATTTGTCTGCCTTTAGCTGGTTTAGTGGTATCTCATTGGTATGGCGGGAATATCCAAGGTTATGGGGTAGTTTTGCTAATTGGGGTTGTGTTTGGCATTGTTAGCATTAGCTGTCAATATTTCAAGGTAGACATTAATCCTCAATTACAAAATTCTTTGGGTTCTACTTCTATTAAGAATACAAATGAATTAGTTTCTTTACCTAATACAAGTATTTGGAAAAATTATAACTTTTTAATATTGCTAATTTATATCAGTTTATGGATGTTTGCTGTTCATTTGAGCGCACCTTTTTTTAACCTCTATATGCTGGATACGTTGGGTATAGATGTGAGTTGGGTGACGCTTTACGGCAGTTTGCAAGCTGGGGCTAACTTGTTGATGATGATTTGGTGGGGCAAATTAGCAGATAGAGTTGGTAATCTGCCAATTTTAATTTTTGTGGGAATTATGGTAGGACTGACACCAATTTTGTGGTTAGGAATTAATGCCAATCAACTGGATATTTGGCTATGGTTGCCACTTTTACATATTTTGGCTGGTGTGACCTGGGCAGCCATTGATTTGTGTAATAACAATTTACAATTAGCGATCGCACCAATTAAAAATCAGTCAATTTATTTTGCGATCGCGGCGGCTGTGGCTGGTGGTAGCGGTGCTTTAGGCACAACCATCGGCAGTGTTATCGCCCAATTTGCTATTTGGGATGGCTTACTGGGATTATTCGCTCTCTCTGGCTTGTTGCGCCTAGCCGCACTTGTCCCACTGTTTTTTGTCCAAGAACCTGGAAGATAA
- the accD gene encoding acetyl-CoA carboxylase, carboxyltransferase subunit beta gives MANNEESRGLKSLFDWFANRRKSGSTNLERQEREIADGLWHKCSKCGVLTYTKDLRANQMVCVECGHHNRVDSDERIRQLIDNNTWQPIDEHLRPTDPLQFRDRKPYSDRLRETESKIGLIDAVKTGLGQINGMPVALAVMDFRFMGGSMGSVVGEKITRLIEQATGRRYPVVIVCTSGGARMQEGMLSLMQMAKISAALDRHRDARLLYIPVLTNPTTGGVTASFAMLGDIILAEPKSTIGFAGRRVIEQTLREKLPDDFQTAEDLLKHGFVDDIVPRTQLKNTLSQLIALHQPITTAPSMMLWESMTLSSTAVE, from the coding sequence ATGGCAAACAACGAAGAATCACGCGGTTTAAAGTCTCTGTTTGATTGGTTTGCAAATCGAAGAAAATCAGGCTCTACCAACCTGGAACGGCAAGAACGGGAAATTGCTGATGGGTTATGGCACAAGTGTTCTAAGTGTGGTGTTTTAACCTATACAAAAGATTTGAGAGCTAATCAAATGGTCTGCGTTGAATGTGGGCATCATAATCGGGTAGATAGTGATGAACGCATCCGCCAATTGATAGATAACAACACTTGGCAACCGATAGATGAGCATTTGCGTCCGACAGACCCCTTACAATTCCGCGATCGCAAACCTTATAGCGATCGCCTCCGGGAAACAGAAAGCAAAATCGGTCTCATAGACGCGGTGAAAACCGGGTTGGGACAAATCAACGGAATGCCCGTAGCCTTGGCTGTGATGGACTTCCGTTTTATGGGTGGTAGTATGGGTTCCGTTGTTGGCGAAAAAATCACCCGCTTAATTGAACAAGCAACTGGGCGACGTTACCCTGTAGTTATTGTCTGCACCTCTGGTGGTGCAAGAATGCAGGAAGGTATGCTTTCCCTGATGCAGATGGCGAAAATCTCCGCAGCTTTAGACCGCCATCGTGATGCTAGATTATTGTATATTCCTGTGTTGACTAACCCCACAACTGGTGGTGTAACTGCGAGTTTTGCCATGTTAGGCGATATCATTTTGGCAGAACCTAAATCAACCATCGGTTTCGCTGGTCGGCGCGTGATTGAGCAAACCCTCCGGGAAAAACTGCCAGACGATTTTCAGACTGCTGAAGATTTGCTCAAGCATGGCTTTGTGGACGATATTGTACCCCGTACTCAGTTAAAGAATACCTTGTCCCAGCTAATTGCTTTACACCAACCAATTACAACCGCCCCTTCAATGATGTTGTGGGAGTCAATGACATTGAGTTCTACAGCAGTTGAATAA
- a CDS encoding MFS transporter gives MISKLVLLATLYVSQFIPTTFFFQALPVFLRQQNMSLDTIGFLGLLVIPSGLKFLWSPFIDRYHLGKLGHYRGWIICFQLLLISTLLISAFLEYQENLTLLLICVFLSCLFSASQDIGTDALAVNLLEPQERGLGNAIQSGGNVLGAVIGGGIMLILLEKVGWRYSLVAMSIFLLLNLIPILLYQEQVTSKSKNLNFFQSYFQPFVSFLSRPKIIPWLLVLLLYMTGESVTSVLIRPLLVDRGLSLTDIGWILGVVSYSVRIVSALIAGVMVMRWGRKQSLIVFGIVAAVATLLYILPAMGIASFSVLYTVCIVVNATQSMAYTAILSAMMDKSDRTTAATDYTIQVSVIFLGGIAATILAGILAQRAGYASTFIVSAVVSLLSVFFITKVYE, from the coding sequence ATGATCTCCAAGCTCGTTTTGCTTGCTACCCTTTATGTTTCTCAATTCATCCCCACCACTTTCTTTTTCCAGGCATTACCTGTTTTTTTGCGACAACAAAATATGTCGCTGGATACTATTGGATTTTTAGGTTTATTAGTTATTCCATCAGGGTTAAAGTTTCTGTGGTCGCCTTTTATTGACCGCTACCATTTAGGAAAATTAGGACATTATCGCGGTTGGATTATTTGTTTCCAATTGTTGTTAATATCAACTCTTTTAATCAGTGCTTTTCTTGAGTATCAAGAAAACCTAACTTTATTGCTAATTTGTGTGTTTTTGTCCTGTTTATTTTCGGCTAGTCAAGATATTGGAACTGATGCCTTAGCAGTGAATTTATTAGAACCCCAAGAACGTGGATTAGGAAACGCTATTCAATCGGGAGGAAACGTTTTAGGAGCAGTGATTGGCGGCGGTATAATGCTGATTTTATTAGAGAAAGTGGGATGGCGTTATAGTTTAGTTGCGATGTCAATCTTCTTGCTGCTAAACCTCATACCAATATTGCTTTATCAAGAACAAGTCACCTCAAAATCAAAAAACTTAAACTTTTTTCAGTCCTATTTCCAACCCTTTGTTAGCTTCCTCTCTCGCCCCAAAATCATACCTTGGCTGTTGGTTTTGCTGTTGTATATGACTGGTGAGAGTGTGACTAGTGTATTGATTCGTCCGTTGCTGGTAGATAGAGGTTTGTCTTTAACAGATATTGGCTGGATATTAGGTGTAGTTAGCTATAGTGTCCGTATTGTGTCAGCCTTAATTGCGGGAGTGATGGTTATGCGGTGGGGACGTAAGCAGTCTCTAATTGTGTTTGGAATTGTCGCCGCCGTTGCAACGCTGTTGTATATTTTGCCAGCGATGGGTATTGCTAGTTTCTCTGTGCTGTATACAGTATGTATTGTAGTTAATGCTACCCAAAGTATGGCATATACTGCAATTCTCAGTGCCATGATGGACAAGAGCGATCGCACTACTGCCGCAACTGATTATACAATTCAAGTATCAGTAATATTTTTAGGTGGAATTGCCGCTACAATTTTGGCTGGAATTCTCGCTCAACGCGCAGGGTACGCCTCTACTTTTATTGTCAGTGCTGTTGTCAGTTTGTTAAGTGTGTTTTTTATTACTAAAGTATACGAGTAA
- a CDS encoding carbohydrate ABC transporter permease, with the protein MLQINRRQNLTENLAGYLFLAPTILVLGTFVVLPILYAVFLSLHKVQLLGEIEYEFIGFHNFSRLVEDERVWIALKNTAEYVAIVVPSQTLLALVLAVTLNSGIRGKNWWRILYFLPTVTSSAVLTLIFMWIYNTDGLLNDGLAFVGLPTYNWLGDPSVALKGIMMMNIWSTAPFYMVIYLAALQDIPQKLYEAAELDGANTWQQFIYVTIPLLKPVTFFVVAIGIIGTFQLFDQSYIFSGGTGGPNNATLTLVLLIYQAVFRNLQMGYAAAIAFLLAVVIITITLIQRHLFGGEKM; encoded by the coding sequence ATGTTGCAAATTAACAGACGGCAAAATCTGACAGAAAATCTGGCTGGATATCTGTTTCTCGCACCCACTATTCTGGTTTTGGGAACTTTTGTTGTATTACCCATTCTCTACGCCGTTTTTCTGTCGTTACACAAAGTCCAACTTCTCGGCGAAATTGAATATGAGTTTATCGGCTTTCACAATTTCAGCCGCTTAGTTGAAGATGAACGCGTTTGGATTGCTTTAAAAAATACGGCGGAATACGTGGCTATTGTCGTACCTAGCCAAACTCTTTTGGCTTTGGTTTTGGCAGTAACTCTCAACTCCGGGATTCGTGGGAAGAATTGGTGGCGCATTCTCTACTTTTTGCCCACAGTGACTTCTTCCGCCGTGCTGACACTGATTTTTATGTGGATTTATAACACGGATGGGCTACTGAACGATGGTTTAGCTTTTGTGGGTTTACCTACTTATAACTGGTTAGGTGATCCATCTGTGGCACTGAAAGGCATCATGATGATGAATATTTGGTCAACTGCGCCGTTTTATATGGTGATTTATCTTGCGGCGTTGCAAGATATTCCCCAAAAATTGTACGAGGCGGCAGAACTGGATGGGGCAAATACTTGGCAGCAGTTTATTTACGTAACAATTCCGTTACTCAAACCTGTAACTTTTTTTGTCGTAGCCATCGGAATTATCGGGACTTTTCAATTATTTGACCAGTCTTACATTTTTTCTGGTGGGACTGGCGGGCCGAATAATGCGACGCTGACTTTGGTGTTGCTGATTTATCAAGCAGTATTTCGCAATTTACAGATGGGTTATGCAGCGGCGATCGCATTTTTATTAGCTGTAGTAATTATCACCATAACTTTAATTCAGCGGCATTTATTTGGAGGCGAAAAAATGTGA